In a single window of the Bactrocera dorsalis isolate Fly_Bdor chromosome 2, ASM2337382v1, whole genome shotgun sequence genome:
- the LOC105231901 gene encoding rh5-interacting protein isoform X1: protein MTEISRKRFGVTVLLLTIGMFAATDALIWPCASNDDCTALNATCSSATASCECDSFETVFSSDLTKCLKTSLIGDQCEDTVQCNLMPSGASCKSGVCDCADGYTYVGGRCRLLNGLNGTCETDNDCLFGYDRESVACLDNVCKCAEGYYHRTGNICRRKSMKIGDACVVHTDCEDLGTNVQCTSLSCVEVSQSDSESSKTVLDARTNTLTLTGHTNTNAGTTNTNTHTKTDGGNEKSPSSDGTSQLSKSSRSTSGTSKDTLALVNGRSDLTDDTDDNETEQEEASGNEQQRRSREIAVQTSIDAFELKPLAPLVKNVGTGTTSSTSSRRFSRYRRRQSAFRYDDEDKTFSTISNTDDDGEERLYGSSCTENGKLCAGLPHSICSHNICFCSSGYYPSNGKCFAELGEIAESANECEHTFESSSKKCICQNNYFYERSLRSCRKPIQYTLSCTSDSQCSPFGAAHCPTIIPRRCTCEEYAQYDELQQLCVYKQGLGEFCETNEACSTVANTVCLNSYCACKENFLERNNTCIPGVGANCDADVECGVENSVCDFTSPTSEEREKSCQCKKGYVHFKDECLKEAEELDDECIETEQCKPLLGTCIDKKCSCTAEQHFKSGRCEEKKVLGDSCARSTQCFVEKEPENVECRNSVCQCKFGYQADEEQKTCIRVVSSTKNSSGRPSALKIITFLLIGAAFLITSAAIKQAYYD, encoded by the exons ATGACGGAAATTAGTCGAAAGCGATTTGGTGTAACAGTACTATTGCTAACGATAGGAATGTTTGCAG CAACCGATGCATTAATCTGGCCATGCGCTTCGAACGATGATTGCACAGCCTTAAACGCAACATGCTCCTCAGCGACGGCAAGTTGTGAATGCGATAGTTTTGAAACTGTTTTCTCTAGCGACTTGACAAAATGTCTGAAGACGTCACTAATTGGTGACCAATGCGAAGACACAGTTCAGTGCAATCTTATGCCATCGGGAGCCAGTTGTAAATCCGGGGTCTGCGACTGCGCCGATGGATATACTTATGTTGGTGGACGTTGTAGACTACTGAATGGTTTGAATGGCACATGTGAAACG GATAACGATTGCCTTTTCGGTTATGACCGCGAATCAGTTGCCTGTCTCGACAATGTTTGCAAATGTGCTGAGGGTTATTATCACAGGACTGGAAACATATGTCGTCGTAAATCAATGA AAATTGGCGATGCCTGTGTCGTGCATACGGACTGTGAAGATTTAGGAACAAATGTGCAGTGCACTAGTTTAAGCTGTGTCGAGGTGTCACAAAGCGATTCGGAATCGTCAAAAACCGTTTTAGATGCCCGAACCAATACACTGACACTCACAGGCCACACAAATACAAACGCAGGCACGACCAACACAAACACCCATACGAAAACTGATGGTGGCAACGAGAAGTCCCCCTCATCAGACGGCACATCACAACTCTCGAAGTCATCGAGATCAACTAGCGGTACCAGTAAAGATACTTTAGCATTGGTGAATGGTCGTAGTGATTTGACTGACGACACCGACGATAACGAGACGGAGCAAGAGGAGGCAAGTGGTAACGAACAGCAGCGGAGATCACGTGAAATCGCCGTACAAACAAGTATCGATGCTTTTGAGTTGAAACCATTGGCACCGTTAGTTAAGAATGTCGGCACTGGCACCACATCCAGCACAAGCAGTCGACGTTTCTCGCGCTATAGACGTCGTCAATCTGCATTCCGCTACGATGATGAGGATAAGACTTTCTCGACGATATCGAATACTGATGATGATGGGGAAGAAAGGCTTT ATGGCAGCTCTTGCACAGAGAATGGTAAATTGTGTGCGGGACTTCCGCATTCGATTTGCTCGCACAACATTTGCTTCTGTAGCTCTGGGTATTATCCAAGTAATGGAAAATGCTTTGCAG AGCTTGGTGAGATAGCGGAGAGTGCCAACGAATGTGAGCACACATTCGAATCATCatccaaaaaatgtatttgccaaAATAATTACTTCTACGAACGTAGTTTACGCTCTTGCCGAAAAC CAATCCAATATACCTTATCGTGTACCTCGGACAGCCAATGCAGTCCATTCGGCGCGGCCCATTGCCCTACGATAATTCCAAGACGTTGCACCTGTGAGGAGTACGCACAGTATGATGAATTGCAACAGTTGTGCGTCTATAAACAGGGTCTCGGCGAATTTTGTGAAACGAATGAGGCCTGCAGTACGGTGGCGAATACAGTATGCCTAAATAGTTACTGTGCATGTAAGGAGAATTTCCTCGAAAGAAATAACACTTGTATACCAG gtgTTGGTGCTAATTGCGATGCAGATGTAGAGTGTGGAGTAGAAAACTCAGTTTGTGATTTCACCTCGCCGACAAGTGAGGAACGAGAAAAATCTTGTCAATGCAAAAAAGGCTATGTGCATTTTAAGGATGAGTGTCTTAAGGAGG CGGAGGAACTTGACGATGAGTGCATTGAAACGGAACAGTGTAAGCCATTGTTGGGTACATGCATCGATAAGAAATGTTCCTGCACCGCTGAACAGCATTTTAAATCAGGGCGTTGTGAGGAAAAGAAAG TTCTTGGTGATAGTTGTGCCCGGTCTACTCAATGTTTCGTTGAAAAGGAGCCGGAAAACGTGGAGTGCCGTAATTCGGTTTGTCAATGCAAGTTTGGTTATCAAGCGGACGAAGAACAGAAGACTTGTATACGTGTGGTGTCCAGTACCAAAA
- the LOC105231901 gene encoding uncharacterized protein LOC105231901 isoform X2 produces the protein MPSGASCKSGVCDCADGYTYVGGRCRLLNGLNGTCETDNDCLFGYDRESVACLDNVCKCAEGYYHRTGNICRRKSMKIGDACVVHTDCEDLGTNVQCTSLSCVEVSQSDSESSKTVLDARTNTLTLTGHTNTNAGTTNTNTHTKTDGGNEKSPSSDGTSQLSKSSRSTSGTSKDTLALVNGRSDLTDDTDDNETEQEEASGNEQQRRSREIAVQTSIDAFELKPLAPLVKNVGTGTTSSTSSRRFSRYRRRQSAFRYDDEDKTFSTISNTDDDGEERLYGSSCTENGKLCAGLPHSICSHNICFCSSGYYPSNGKCFAELGEIAESANECEHTFESSSKKCICQNNYFYERSLRSCRKPIQYTLSCTSDSQCSPFGAAHCPTIIPRRCTCEEYAQYDELQQLCVYKQGLGEFCETNEACSTVANTVCLNSYCACKENFLERNNTCIPGVGANCDADVECGVENSVCDFTSPTSEEREKSCQCKKGYVHFKDECLKEAEELDDECIETEQCKPLLGTCIDKKCSCTAEQHFKSGRCEEKKVLGDSCARSTQCFVEKEPENVECRNSVCQCKFGYQADEEQKTCIRVVSSTKNSSGRPSALKIITFLLIGAAFLITSAAIKQAYYD, from the exons ATGCCATCGGGAGCCAGTTGTAAATCCGGGGTCTGCGACTGCGCCGATGGATATACTTATGTTGGTGGACGTTGTAGACTACTGAATGGTTTGAATGGCACATGTGAAACG GATAACGATTGCCTTTTCGGTTATGACCGCGAATCAGTTGCCTGTCTCGACAATGTTTGCAAATGTGCTGAGGGTTATTATCACAGGACTGGAAACATATGTCGTCGTAAATCAATGA AAATTGGCGATGCCTGTGTCGTGCATACGGACTGTGAAGATTTAGGAACAAATGTGCAGTGCACTAGTTTAAGCTGTGTCGAGGTGTCACAAAGCGATTCGGAATCGTCAAAAACCGTTTTAGATGCCCGAACCAATACACTGACACTCACAGGCCACACAAATACAAACGCAGGCACGACCAACACAAACACCCATACGAAAACTGATGGTGGCAACGAGAAGTCCCCCTCATCAGACGGCACATCACAACTCTCGAAGTCATCGAGATCAACTAGCGGTACCAGTAAAGATACTTTAGCATTGGTGAATGGTCGTAGTGATTTGACTGACGACACCGACGATAACGAGACGGAGCAAGAGGAGGCAAGTGGTAACGAACAGCAGCGGAGATCACGTGAAATCGCCGTACAAACAAGTATCGATGCTTTTGAGTTGAAACCATTGGCACCGTTAGTTAAGAATGTCGGCACTGGCACCACATCCAGCACAAGCAGTCGACGTTTCTCGCGCTATAGACGTCGTCAATCTGCATTCCGCTACGATGATGAGGATAAGACTTTCTCGACGATATCGAATACTGATGATGATGGGGAAGAAAGGCTTT ATGGCAGCTCTTGCACAGAGAATGGTAAATTGTGTGCGGGACTTCCGCATTCGATTTGCTCGCACAACATTTGCTTCTGTAGCTCTGGGTATTATCCAAGTAATGGAAAATGCTTTGCAG AGCTTGGTGAGATAGCGGAGAGTGCCAACGAATGTGAGCACACATTCGAATCATCatccaaaaaatgtatttgccaaAATAATTACTTCTACGAACGTAGTTTACGCTCTTGCCGAAAAC CAATCCAATATACCTTATCGTGTACCTCGGACAGCCAATGCAGTCCATTCGGCGCGGCCCATTGCCCTACGATAATTCCAAGACGTTGCACCTGTGAGGAGTACGCACAGTATGATGAATTGCAACAGTTGTGCGTCTATAAACAGGGTCTCGGCGAATTTTGTGAAACGAATGAGGCCTGCAGTACGGTGGCGAATACAGTATGCCTAAATAGTTACTGTGCATGTAAGGAGAATTTCCTCGAAAGAAATAACACTTGTATACCAG gtgTTGGTGCTAATTGCGATGCAGATGTAGAGTGTGGAGTAGAAAACTCAGTTTGTGATTTCACCTCGCCGACAAGTGAGGAACGAGAAAAATCTTGTCAATGCAAAAAAGGCTATGTGCATTTTAAGGATGAGTGTCTTAAGGAGG CGGAGGAACTTGACGATGAGTGCATTGAAACGGAACAGTGTAAGCCATTGTTGGGTACATGCATCGATAAGAAATGTTCCTGCACCGCTGAACAGCATTTTAAATCAGGGCGTTGTGAGGAAAAGAAAG TTCTTGGTGATAGTTGTGCCCGGTCTACTCAATGTTTCGTTGAAAAGGAGCCGGAAAACGTGGAGTGCCGTAATTCGGTTTGTCAATGCAAGTTTGGTTATCAAGCGGACGAAGAACAGAAGACTTGTATACGTGTGGTGTCCAGTACCAAAA